A single region of the Branchiostoma lanceolatum isolate klBraLanc5 chromosome 1, klBraLanc5.hap2, whole genome shotgun sequence genome encodes:
- the LOC136445029 gene encoding ELKS/Rab6-interacting/CAST family member 1-like: MTDGGGRQPRGPCPKDASGPTALKEDPAQSGEVATEPKERRRVPKTSKRERNSTVKRRKRAAHAAPLTTGQAQAKEGQPGKPWCLKDEGRRTSTMHSTHEEHVDVDEEELEGSGSWLKGMEDISFDDDTETAREILELHSTWKSPAITRSRTLNPILEDEEDNDAVARILAENASLREVLKEEVKELKERIESLNNKLRRHEEARDDVTEHWDRHQKSTQEEIAGLKGSQLVITEEIEGMKTKLKKCETTQMRMQTTVATHNNKINSVETELQALQGSSKKADTDKETKMSKITTYVQNLAHSIEERLREQEYALSRTHQMVQEVRVRCEHLETTSAVCVTGETADHILRNGGNSTDNQTGGENKSLGTGVGLVKHTEKSSTKTQGDAITKYLQAARYEQQGPDSPAERQENQQGKEKQKETRQSRKRNVTESESGESSTRRDNHADEANVIILDPSLRGKTDSRGIRGRDRATGMKSTCNAPDPPSSADEGSNAWPLAAEKGPGQTNTVSPSVSSGQVALRGRDKADRDKAESPKPQRDPSRLRSNQRGANRIECTQNKTYKETVTHVQQENSPRTQQFNTEHRRLQTGKNCADSHTDFSDFVGIERNRLRRKRFFLGYMKKTETESLQSMILKYAQSKGVQLSFVRVMNSRQKDIAFARINVLLHQAHMVVKEDFWPKGVKCREWMSERRYKSKGDSTEDGSERNQATHLNGPGKRNGEAQKLSLENARVQL, encoded by the exons ATGACGGAC GGCGGAGGACGCCAACCTAGGGGGCCTTGTCCGAAGGACGCCAGTGGCCCGACAGCGCTCAAAGAAGATCCAGCACAATCAGGGGAAGTCGCCACAGAACCAAAGGAAAGGCGGAGAGTACCGAAGACCAGCAAGCGAGAAAGGAACTCGACTGTCAAGCGAAGGAAGCGAGCGGCGCACGCCGCCCCCCTCACCACCGGCCAGGCGCA GGCGAAAGAGGGCCAACCTGGCAAGCCCTGGTGTCTGAAAGACGAAGGACGAAGAACTTCAACCATGCACAGCACACATGAAGAACACGTAGACGTGGATGAAGAGGAGCTAGAAGGCTCGGGGTCGTGGCTGAAGGGAATGGAGGACATATCCTTCGATGACGACACAGAGACAGCAAGAGAAATCCTAGAGTTG CACAGCACATGGAAGAGTCCAGCAATTACACGAAGCAGAACCCTAAATCCAATACTAGAAGATGAGGAAGATAATGACGCCGTAGCGAGAATACTAGCAGAAAATGCAAGTCTGAGAGAGGTGCTGAAAGAGGAAGTGAAAGAACTGAAAGAGAGAATTGAGAGCTTGAACAACAAGCTAAGACGCCATGAGGAAGCAAGAGATGATGTAACGGAACACTGGGACAGACATCAAAAAAGTACCCAAGAGGAAATAGCAGGGCTTAAAGGATCACAACTTGTGATAACAGAAGAGATAGAGGGCATGAAGACGAAGCTGAAGAAGTGTGAAACCACACAGATGAGAATGCAGACAACAGTGGCAACCCACAACAACAAGATCAACTCAGTAGAAACAGAACTCCAGGCTCTACAAGGCTCCTCTAAGAAAGCTGACACAGACAAGGAGACAAAAATGAGCAAAATAACAACATATGTACAAAATCTGGCACACTCAATTGAAGAAAGATTGAGAGAGCAAGAGTACGCCCTGTCAAGGACACACCAAATGGTACAAGAAGTAAGGGTCAGGTGCGAACATCTCGAGACCACAAGTGCTGTATGTGTTACAGGTGAAACAGCAGACCACATCTTGAGAAATGGAGGCAATAGTACTGATAACCAAACTGGTGGAGAGAACAAGAGTCTTGGTACAGGGGTTGGACTTGTGAAACACACTGAGAAGTCCTCGACCAAAACACAGGGAGATGCAATAACTAAATACCTACAAGCGGCACGCTATGAACAACAAGGCCCAGACAGCCCAGCAGAGAGACAGGAAAACCAACAAGGCAAAGAAAAGCAGAAGGAGACAAGGCAGTCTAGAAAGAGAAATGTGACTGAAAGCGAGAGTGGGGAAAGTAGTACCAGACGTGATAACCATGCTGACGAAGCCAATGTTATCATTTTAGACCCCAGCCTAAGAGGAAAAACTGATTCAAGGGGCATAAGAGGAAGAGACAGAGCAACAGGTATGAAGTCTACATGCAATGCCCCTGACCCACCAAGTAGTGCAGATGAGGGGAGTAATGCATGGCCACTGGCAGCCGAGAAGGGCCCTGGACAGACTAATACAGTAAGTCCAAGTGTGAGCTCAGGGCAGGTAGCACTCAGGGGCAGAGACAAGGCAGACAGAGACAAGGCAGAGAGCCCAAAACCACAGAGAGACCCATCAAGATTGAGAAGTAACCAACGAGGAGCAAATAGAATTGAATGCACACAGAACAAGACATACAAGGAAACAGTAACACATGTGCAACAAGAGAACTCCCCGAGAACTCAACAATTCAACACCGAACACAGAAGGTTACAAACAGGGAAAAATTGTGCAGACAGCCACACTGACTTCTCAGATTTTGTGGGTATTGAGAGAAACCGACTGCGAAGAAAGAGGTTCTTCTTGGGCTACATGAAGAAGACAGAAACAGAGAGCCTTCAGAGTATGATACTCAAGTATGCTCAGAGTAAGGGAGTTCAATTATCCTTTGTGAGAGTCATGAACAGCAGACAGAAAGACATAGCATTTGCAAGAATCAATGTTCTACTGCACCAGGCACATATGGTGGTGAAGGAAGACTTTTGGCCCAAGGGGGTCAAGTGCCGTGAATGGATGTCAGAGAGGAGGTACAAAAGCAAGGGTGACAGCACTGAGGATGGCAGTGAGAGAAACCAAGCAACACATTTGAACGGGCCAGGAAAGAGAAACGGAGAAGCTCAGAAACTCAGCCTTGAAAATGCCAGAGTTCAGCTATAA